In Microplitis demolitor isolate Queensland-Clemson2020A chromosome 9, iyMicDemo2.1a, whole genome shotgun sequence, one genomic interval encodes:
- the LOC103577272 gene encoding nucleolar protein 56 → MSRLYVLYEHAAGYALFSVSEFEEVGMLLPQVEASVTDLSRFNSIVKLINFTPFKSALTALESINAISEGLLPEDLKLFLDTALPPKISSKITLGTADSKLSASITEALSIKCDHTGAIPEIIRGIRYHFPRLVKGLTPQSTAVAQLGLGHSYSRAKVKFNVNRVDNMIIQSIALLDQLDKDVNTFSMRIREWYSYHFPELIKIVPESYMYARVTKFIKNRKLLSDDKLPELEEIVMDSAKAQAIIDASKSSMGMDISPIDLINIEMFASRVIALADYRKQLAEYLRAKMAGVAPNLATLIGDQVGARLIAHAGSLTNLAKYPASTVQILGAEKALFRALKTKGNTPKYGLLFHSTFIGRAGAKNKGRISRYLANKCSIASRIDCFTDTPSSIFGEKLRQQVEDRLKFYETGDVPKKNIEVMKEALAEAAINFEKEVINGEGEKEGEGKKKKKKGKKRKADEPEENVNGENEQNGENGEVKKKKKKKKKSEAE, encoded by the exons atg agccGCCTATACGTCTTGTACGAGCACGCAGCAGGCTACGCGCTCTTCTCCGTGTCCGAGTTCGAAGAAGTAGGAATGCTGCTTCCTCAAGTAGAAGCCTCAGTAACCGACCTCTCCCGCTTCAACTCCATCGTCAAACTCATCAACTTCACGCCCTTCAAATCAGCTTTGACCGCCCTCGAGTCAATCAACGCCATCTCCGAAGGCCTTCTCCCCGAAGATTTGAAGCTTTTCCTCGACACCGCGTTGCCGCCCAAAATATCTTCAAAAATAACTCTCGGAACCGCGGACTCCAAGCTCAGCGCTTCCATAACCGAGGCCCTGTCCATAAAATGCGACCATACCGGCGCGATTCCCGAGATAATCCGCGGAATCCGTTACCACTTTCCGCGCCTAGTCAAAGGTCTCACCCCCCAGAGTACCGCCGTCGCTCAACTAGGTCTCGGTCACTCGTACTCCCGTGCGAAGGTCAAGTTCAACGTAAACCGAGTCGACAACATGATCATCCAAAGTATCGCTCTCCTAGACCAACTAGACAAGGATGTCAACACTTTCAGTATGCGAATCCGCGAATGGTACTCGTACCACTTTCCagaattgataaaaatcgTACCCGAGAGTTACATGTACGCACGTGTCACCAAGTTCATTAAGAACCGGAAGTTACTGAGCGATGACAAGCTTCCGGAACTGGAAGAAATAGTAATGGACAGCGCGAAGGCTCAAGCGATTATCGACGCATCTAAGTCTTCAATGGGAATGGACATTTCCCCGATCGATTTGATCAACATCGAGATGTTCGCCAGTCGTGTGATAGCGCTCGCTGATTACCGCAAACAATTGGCTGAATATTTGCGGGCTAAAATGGCCGGGGTTGCTCCGAATTTGGCGACGCTCATTGGCGATCAGGTCGGGGCCCGACTTATTGCGCATGCGGGCTCGCTGACTAATTTGGCGAAATATCCTGCGTCGACTGTTCAAATTTTGGGGGCTGAGAAGGCGCTCTTTAGAGCTTTGAAGACTAAGGGAAATACTCCGAAGTATGGGCTGCTGTTTCATTCGACTTTTATTGGAAGGGCGGGGGCGAAAAACAAGGGAAGGATTTCGAGATATTTGGCGAATAAGTGCAGCATTGCTTCGAGGATCGATTGTTTCACTGACACGCCATCTAGTATTTTTGGGGAGAAGTTGAGGCAGCAGGTGGAAGACAGGCTTAAGTTTTATGAGACTGGTGATGTGccgaagaaaaatattgaggTTATGAAGGAAGCGCTCGCGGAGGCGGCCATTAATTTTGAGAAGGAAGTTATTAATGGAGAGGGAGAGAAGGAGGGGGAGgggaagaaaaagaagaagaagggaAAGAAAAGGAAAGCTGATGAGCCTGAGGAAAATGTCAATGGGGAGAATGAACAGAATGGGGAAAATGGAGAAgttaagaagaagaaaaagaagaagaagaagagtgaAGCTGAGTAg
- the LOC103577274 gene encoding bifunctional 3'-phosphoadenosine 5'-phosphosulfate synthase has translation MSQVIKETDGEPSKRMMVTCTNVSAQAHQVSRGNRGDKLGKVRGFRGCTVWLTGLSGAGKTSIAFKVEAILVERGIAAYGLDGDNVRTGLNCNLGFTPEDRKENIRRVAEVAKLFADSGQICLCSFVSPFEEDRQMARKIHKDFDIPFFQVFVDTPLPICEARDTKGLYKKARQGIIKGFTGIDQVYEEPSNPDLVITTENCTLEESASKVIELLERQCIIPAIPKPQSLIKELFVPSTRVSDAKKEANALVSIEINYIDVQWLQVLAEGWASPLTGFMREQQYLETQHLGCLIENNCEINQSIPIVLAINSEDKNKVEEHSAITLKYKGQPLAILRKPEIYHHRKEERCARQFGTTDSRHPYVRIIYDSGDWLIGGDIEVLDKIKWNDGLDDYRLTPNEIREKCKEMKADVVFAFQLRNPIHNGHAILMQDTRRRLLDRGFKNPVLLLHPLGGWTKDDDVPLHTRILQHKAVLEEKVLEENSTLLAIFPSPMMYAGPVEVQWHAKARMNTGANFYIVGRDPAGIPHPDKNATPDGNLYDPTHGARVLTMARGLSNLEIIPFKVAAYDKKHKKMAFYDPERKEDFDFISGTRMRGLAKTGQNPPDGFMAPKAWQVLADYYKKIDQNI, from the exons atgtcacaAGTGATTAAAGAAACTGATGGAGAACCCAGCAAACGCATGATGGTT ACTTGTACCAATGTATCAGCTCAAGCCCATCAGGTTTCACGGGGAAATAGAGGAGATAAACTGGGTAAAGTAAGAGGATTTCGGGGCTGCACAGTTTGGCTAACAGGCTTATCGGGTGCTGGTAAAACATCGATTGCTTTTAAAGTAGAAGCTATTTTAGTCGAACGAGGAATAGCTGCATACGGTCTAGACGGAGATAATGTTAGAACAGGACTGAACTGTAACCTTGGATTCACTCCAGAAgacagaaaagaaaatatccGTCGTGTAGCAGAAGTTGCTAAACTATTCGCAGATAGTGGACAAATTTGTCTATGCAGTTTCGTGTCACCATTTGAAGAAGATCGTCAGATGGCTCGTAAAATTCACAAAGACTTTGACATTccattttttcaagtatttgtTGATACACCTCTGCCTATTTGCGAAGCGAGAGATACCAAAGGACTGTACAAAAAAGCGCGTCAGGGAATAATAAAAGGATTTACTGGAATAGACCAAGTATATGAGGAGCCATCTAATCCCGACTTAGTTATCACGACTGAAAATTGCACATTAGAAGAATCAGCTTCTAAAGTTATTGAGCTTTTAGAACGTCAATGTATAATTCCTGCAATACCGAAACCACAATCGTTAATTAAAGAACTATTTGTTCCAAGTACAAGAGTATCCGATGCTAAGAAGGAAGCAAATGCGTTAGttagtattgaaataaattatatcgaTGTCCAATGGCTTCAAGTATTAGCTGAAGGATGGGCTAGTCCTCTTACTGGTTTCATGAGAGAGCAGCAATATCTTGAAACACAGCATCTAGGATgtctgattgaaaataattgtgaaataaatcaatcaattccTATTGTACTGGCAATTAACAGTGAGGATAAGAATAAAGTTGAGGAACACTCAgcaataactttaaaatacaAAGGACAGCCGTTGGCAATATTAAGAAAACCtgaaatttatcatcatcgtAAAGAAGAAAGATGTGCAAGGCAATTTGGTACCACTGACAGTAGACATCCCTATGTcagaataatttatgattcaGGCGATTGGTTGATAGGTGGAGACATCGAAgttcttgataaaataaaatggaatgATGGTCTCGATGATTATAGATTGACACCAAATGAAATAAGAGAGAAGTGCAAAGAAATGAAAGCTGATGTGGTGTTTGCATTTCAACTAAGAAATCCCATTCACAATGGACACGCAATACTTATGCAGGATACAAGGCGACGGTTATTAGATCGAGGGTTCAAAAATCCTGTATTATTGTTACATCCTTTGGGAGGATGGACAAAAGATGATGACGTTCCTCTACACACTAGAATTCTTCAACATAAAGCTGTACTAGAGGAAAAGGTTTTAGAAGAAAATTCAACGCTGTTGGCTATTTTTCCAAGCCCTATGATGTATGCTGGACCAGTTGAA GTCCAGTGGCATGCAAAAGCCAGAATGAATACTGGTGCTAATTTTTATATCGTTGGGAGAGATCCTGCAGGAATACCTCATCCAGATAAAAATGCGACACCTGATGGCAATCTCTATGACCCAACTCATGGCGCCCGAGTCCTGACAATGGCTCGAGGATTATCTAACCTCGAAATAATCCCTTTCAAAGTAGCAGCATATgacaaaaaacataaaaaaatggctTTTTATGACCCAGAGAGGAAAGAAGACTTTGATTTTATTTCTGGAACAAGGATGCGAG gtTTGGCGAAAACGGGACAGAATCCACCGGATGGTTTTATGGCCCCGAAGGCTTGGCAGGTTCTTGcggattattataaaaaaattgatcaaaatatttaa
- the LOC128668653 gene encoding prion-like-(Q/N-rich) domain-bearing protein 25 yields MAAVNFTSVYYHRSGHFSAYIGKPCESNQDCKNILHSVCSEHGVCICDDNYVVVNRDKCVPLIDGACSSNKECRIENSVCVDNKCQCGTNYSSLNNNKCILCDPDHFDPCNKTNVCRAIRWAEKEEKFLCLNPVMLGEHCQYDTDCLRLDFATCSREARKCTCLPNYGLIKQNLGCVALIGGPCDRHQRCLIDNSICINSKCQCNERFTMKSNKECVITSIGESCKRDTDCRDILHIGCSVNKKCVCKDNHIFVNNSTCLPLLGEFCWSDERCAPANSMCINNRCQCKSNYTALTKTLCVKLRLGRSCNSNQDCEDTSNAICSNHGICICKNNYVVVNGEICAPIIGGVCSNNKECKVKHSVCINHKCQCTSNYLSVSDYQCIFAKK; encoded by the exons atggCAGCTGTCAACTTTACTAGTGTGTATTATCACCGTTCTGGTCATTTTTCAGCTTATATAGGTAAACCATGTGAAAGCAATCaagattgtaaaaatatattgcacTCAGTATGCTCTGAACATGGAGTATGTATTTGTGATGATAACTATGTTGTCGTCAACCGAGACAAATGTGTACCATTGATTGACGGAGCCTGTTCAAGTAATAAAGAATGCCGAATTGAAAATTCTGTTTgtgttgataataaatgtcaatgcGGTACTAATTACTCATctctcaataataataaatgtattttg tGTGATCCAGATCATTTTGATCCGTGTAATAAAACTAACGTATGCAGAGCCATAAGATGGGCCGAAAAAGAAGAGAAATTTTTGTGCTTAAATCCAG taatgTTAGGAGAGCATTGTCAATATGATACAGACTGTCTGAGGCTGGACTTCGCAACGTGCAGTAGAGAAGCCCGTAAATGTACATGTCTACCAAATTATGGTCTGATAAAGCAGAATTTAGGATGTGTTGCTCTTATTGGTGGACCTTGTGATCGACATCAACGttgtttaattgataattcaatttgTATAAATAGTAAATGTCAATGCAACGAAAGATTCACAATGAAATCTAATAAAGAATGTGTAATAA CTTCGATAGGTGAATCATGTAAAAGAGATACGGACTGTAGAGATATTCTGCATATTGGCTGctcagttaataaaaaatgtgtgTGTAAAGATAATCatatttttgtgaataattcaACGTGTTTACCACTTTTGGGTGAATTTTGTTGGAGCGATGAACGTTGTGCACCTGCTAATTCCATGTGTATAAATAATCGATGTCAATGCAAGTCTAATTACACGGCACTGACTAAAACTCTTTGTGTAAAAT TGCGGTTGGGTCGATCATGTAACAGCAATCAGGATTGTGAGGATACATCGAACGCAATATGCTCCAATCATGGAATATGtatttgcaaaaataattatgttgtAGTAAATGGTGAAATATGCGCACCAATTATTGGCGGAGTTTGTTCAAACAATAAAGAATGCAAAGTCAAACATTCGGTTTGCATTAATCATAAATGTCAATGCACTTCTAATTACCTGTCTGTCAGTGATTATCAATGTATTTTTgctaagaaataa
- the LOC103577273 gene encoding eukaryotic translation initiation factor 3 subunit M, producing MTVPAVFMDLPPEDQAQELRIYFKSLGAEISEEKSPRGIEDDLHKIIGVCDICFKESNEIDIENTLNDIVSILIHIPVERAENLILVFCDKLKKAPGQKLGLVCLKALWLLFQSLEEKSPMRYHVYYHLVQVARNVGQVHAVFSGVEQLKEQFKAFPPNNEQMQKLLRLLHEILLSCKQGDQAAAVMVELLGTYTAENASEAREDAQHCIQAALADPNTFLLDPLLALKPVRFLEGELIHDLLYIFVREKLPAYQSFYKDHKDFVEHTVGLNHEQNMKKMRLLTFMQLAETNPEMSFETIQSELQIEENDVESFIIDVLKTKLVRARMDQANRKVLISSTMHRTFGRPQWMQLRDLLSAWKTNLTSVQEGMKSVASAQIELASKAQSAVAH from the exons atgaccgTACCAGCTGTTTTTATGGATCTGCCACCTGAAGATCag GCACAGGAgttgagaatttattttaaaagtctcGGAGCTGAAATAAGTGAAGAAAAATCACCACGTGGAATTGAAGATGATTTACACAAAATAATTGGAGTTTGCGACATTTGTTTCAAGGAGTCTAATGAAATTGATATTGAGAATACACTGAATGATATTGTGTCAATTTTAATCCAT atacCAGTTGAACGTGCTGAGAATTTAATTCTTGTATTTTgtgacaaattaaaaaaagctcCTGGACAAAAACTTGGTTTAGTTTGTCTCAAAGC ACTATGGCTGCTCTTTCAATCGCTTGAAGAAAAGTCACCGATGAGATACCACGTGTACTATCACTTAGTTCAAGTCGCACGCAATGTCGGTCAAGTGCACGCAGTATTCAGCGGAGTCGAGCAATTAAAAGAACAATTCAAAGCTTTCCCGCCAAATAACGAGCAGATGCAAAAATTGCTTCGTCTTCTCCACGAGATTCTCCTCAGCTGCAAGCAGGGTGACCAGGCAGCCGCAGTAATGGTCGAGTTACTCGGTACTTATACTGCTGAGAATGCCAGCGAGGCTCGTGAAGATGCTCAGCATTGCATTCAAGCGGCTCTTGCTGACCCCAACACATTTTTACTTGACCCGCTTCTGGCATTGAAGCCCGTAAGATTTTTGGAAGGAGAATTAATTCATGATTTGCTTTATATTTTTGTGAGAGAAAAGTTACCTGCTTACCAGAGCTTCTACAAGGATCACAAAGACTTTGTTGAACATACTGTTG GGCTAAATCACGAAcagaatatgaaaaaaatgcgCTTATTAACATTTATGCAGTTGGCTGAAACAAACCCAGAAATGTCTTTTGAAACAATTCAGAGTGAATTGCAAATTGAAGAGAACGATGTCGAGAGTTTCATTATCGACg tatTGAAAACAAAACTAGTACGCGCACGTATGGATCAAGCAAATCGCAAAGTTTTGATATCTAGTACAATGCATCGTACTTTCGGACGCCCACAGTGGATGCAATTGCGTGATTTGTTATCCGCATGGAAGACAAACTTGACCAGCGTCCAAGAAGGAATGAAGTCTGTCGCCAGTGCACAAATTGAACTCGCATCTAAAGCTCAGTCAGCTGTTGCACATTAA